In bacterium, one DNA window encodes the following:
- a CDS encoding phosphatase PAP2 family protein, whose product MKIASSFSIAICVAFAILTAPETLRAEDRGTKEYLSGEKLLLIGAGSTAPLILNYAVRHIDSNQASLLPRPILADDWFARKIGGDFYIGKKNFLSGKSGSAITAGFCGVALLAANFTWPEGRSGKDAGQDFFLFHSGLMATKGVTGIFKGLVARPRPFLYYYPDSAVQHDDKFSDSRRSFFSGHASSAFYSSAYLNKRLREIMRQRLSGDDYSNWRWAPPAILFGWSGFVGLSRIQAYDHYFSDVVVGAVAGYLLAELFFRFGDNYSSNGGSAERISPIFHLSFSF is encoded by the coding sequence ATGAAGATTGCTTCTTCTTTTTCGATCGCGATATGTGTCGCATTCGCCATCCTCACAGCGCCTGAGACGCTCAGAGCAGAAGATCGAGGAACAAAGGAGTACCTTTCCGGTGAGAAGTTGCTTCTGATTGGAGCGGGTTCGACAGCTCCATTGATTCTGAACTACGCTGTTCGCCATATCGATTCAAATCAAGCTTCACTGTTACCGAGGCCGATTCTTGCCGATGATTGGTTTGCGAGGAAAATTGGCGGCGATTTCTATATTGGAAAGAAGAACTTTCTATCGGGTAAGAGCGGCTCTGCGATAACGGCAGGATTCTGCGGAGTAGCTTTACTCGCAGCTAATTTCACGTGGCCCGAAGGAAGATCCGGAAAGGACGCCGGTCAAGATTTCTTTCTGTTTCACAGCGGACTAATGGCAACAAAGGGCGTGACCGGGATTTTCAAGGGATTGGTGGCAAGACCGCGCCCATTCCTTTACTACTATCCTGATTCGGCGGTCCAACATGATGATAAGTTCAGCGACTCGCGGCGCTCATTTTTCTCTGGGCACGCTTCAAGCGCTTTCTATTCGTCGGCATACCTCAACAAGCGACTTCGGGAGATAATGCGCCAGAGATTGAGTGGCGACGACTATTCGAATTGGCGGTGGGCACCTCCGGCGATATTGTTCGGTTGGAGCGGATTTGTCGGGTTGTCGCGGATTCAAGCTTACGATCATTACTTCTCAGACGTCGTGGTCGGAGCTGTGGCCGGGTATCTCCTTGCCGAGTTGTTTTTCAGGTTTGGTGACAACTATAGTAGCAACGGCGGTTCAGCCGAGCGCATCTCCCCTATTTTCCATTTGAGTTTTAGCTTCTGA